Proteins encoded in a region of the Hypomesus transpacificus isolate Combined female chromosome 17, fHypTra1, whole genome shotgun sequence genome:
- the LOC124479668 gene encoding leucine-rich repeat-containing protein 3-like → MPLVWLLRGIVTTFLLFYDPGMTSSTAGQLRLPPGCRDAALAGCLCSTSPPAGLSVRCSGLGLAAVPHGLPNATRRLYLDGNLLTSVPADAFAGLPLLAELDLSRNQIASLEPGGFRGLAPTLRSLDLSHNRLTSLEPGALGGLRAQANLTLNPWHCNCRMQVAMPQLDLDPASLAGVVCHSSEPEEVGARGVALVMLASELDLCAVSKRTTDMAMLVTMFGWFAVVIAYLVYYVRHNQEDTRRHLEYLKSLPSRQTSTLSTMV, encoded by the coding sequence ATGCCTCTGGTCTGGCTTCTGAGGGGCATCGTCACCACGTTCCTGCTCTTCTACGATCCCGGGATGACCTCGTCCACGGCGGGCCAGCTGCGCCTCCCTCCCGGCTGCAGGGACGCGGCGCTGGCCGGCTGCCTCTGCTCCACGTCTCCCCCCGCTGGGCTGAGTGTGCGCTGCAGCGGGCTGGGCCTGGCTGCCGTGCCCCACGGCCTCCCCAACGCCACCCGCCGCCTCTACCTAGACGGCAACCTCCTCACCTCCGTCCCCGCCGATGCCTTTGCCGGGCTCCCTCTTCTGGCCGAGCTGGACCTGTCACGCAACCAGATCGCCAGCCTGGAGCCCGGGGGCTTCCGGGGGTTGGCGCCCACCCTCCGCAGCCTGGATCTGTCCCACAACCGCCTGACCAGCCTGGAGCCCGGGGCGCTGGGAGGGCTCCGCGCCCAGGCCAACCTCACCCTCAACCCCTGGCACTGCAACTGCCGCATGCAGGTGGCCATGCCCCAGCTGGACTTGGATCCAGCCTCCCTAGCCGGGGTGGTCTGCCACAGCTCTGAGCCCGAGGAGGTGGGCGCCCGAGGCGTCGCCTTGGTGATGCTGGCGTCGGAGCTGGACCTGTGCGCCGTGTCGAAGCGCACCACCGACATGGCCATGCTGGTCACCATGTTCGGCTGGTTTGCCGTGGTGATAGCCTACCTGGTGTACTACGTCAGGCACAACCAGGAAGACACCAGGAGACACCTGGAGTACCTGAAGTCCCTGCCCAGCCGACAGACCTCCACGCTCAGCACCATGGTGTGA
- the LOC124479617 gene encoding scavenger receptor cysteine-rich type 1 protein M130-like isoform X1 produces MFRHLLSVIIVSRLCRTVSAQIRLVNGTRHCSGRVEVYYNNEWGTVCDYSWDLNDTKVVCRQLGCGRALRAPMNAHFGRGSGKIWLDDVGCSGGENSLTQCSHDGYGKHNCKPEEDAGVVCTDTTPHLSISPAHSAFSPGEDILFTCSVPSQNRTSVQLLRPGSIRSDMIGSGLSSFTFTLPSVEPSNQGNYSCRYQTQINGQITSPYSDSVSITIVSLPPPSISLTSSLPQTLQTLPLWLARGSEIRGHGFSITCSVSSQYPGGSFSLVSSGSSSTNPQPALNQSASFSFPSAEDAHQGNYSCVYKVDVSGRMFSSTSTEELSVTVRGLAASLTPLLVSIAVGVVLLVGLVALFLVCRRRRGRHTLPKTNFRMRKQSDADQYGGKTAVGDEEEEEENDYVNAEDDYVNVEGFTCQDDYEDQFNDQTDRKGSGTMNQYAEEASDEEEDHVDNDYESVDDVSEGNVSEDKNQHGTINDEEDCDDDDDDDDDDDDDDDDDYENVDSSEQNVSDAKNQHGTNNEEEDCNDDDDYVIVLSNDKKYLIKINRINVIVILQLITFLK; encoded by the exons ATGTTTAGACACCTTCTCTCTGTGATAATAG TGTCCAGGCTGTGCAGGACAG TTAGTGCCCAGATCAGACTGGTGAATGGAACAAGACATTGCTCTGGCAGAGTGGAGGTCTATTACAACAACGAGTGGGGAACAGTTTGTGATTATAGCTGGGATTTGAATGATACTAAGGTGGTGTGTAGACAGCTGGGCTGTGGAAGAGCTCTACGTGCCCCAATGAATGCTCACTTTGGTCGTGGCAGTGGGAAGATCTGGTTGGATGATGTTGGATGTTCTGGTGGTGAGAACAGTCTGACACAGTGCTCACATGATGGATATGGAAAACATAACTGTAAACCTGAAGAGGATGCTGGTGTTGTCTGCACTG ACACAAcaccccatctctccatctccccagcCCACTCTGCCTTCTCTCCTGGAGAGGACATCCTCTTCACCTGCTCAGTTCCGTCCCAGAACAGAACTTCTGTTCAGCTCCTCAGGCCTGGATCCATCAGATCTGACATGATTGGTTCAGGACTGTCCAGCTTCACTTTCACCCTGCCCAGTGTGGAGCCATCAAACCAGGGGAACTACAGCTGTCGCTACCAGACTCAGATCAATGGCCAGATCACCAGCCCCTACAGTGACTCGGTCAGCATCACCATAG TGAGTCTTCCCCCGCCCAgcatctccctcacctcctccctgccccagaCCCTGCAGACCCTGCCCCTCTGGTTGGCCCGGGGATCAGAGATCAGAGGACACGGCTTCTCCATCACCTGCTCCGTCTCCTCCCAGTATCCCGGAGGCTCCTTCTCTCTGGTCTCCTCAGGTTCCAGCAGCACCAACCCCCAGCCCGCCCTCAACCAGtccgcctccttctccttccccagcGCGGAGGACGCGCACCAGGGCAACTACAGCTGTGTGTACAAGGTCGACGTCTCCGGGCGGatgttctcctccacctccactgagGAGCTCTCAGTCACTGTCAGAG GTCTGgcagcctccctcacccccctcctggtGTCGATAGCTGTGGGTGTGGTCCTGCTGGTTGGCCTGGTGGCTCTTTTCCTGGtctgcaggagaaggagaggaagacacacTCTCCCGAAGACCAACTTTAGAATGCGTAAGCAGA GTGATGCAGACCAATATGGAGGCAAAACGGCAGtaggggatgaagaggaggaagaggagaacgaCTATGTTAATGCTGAGGACGACTACGTGAATGTGGAGGGCTTCACCTGTCAAGACGACTATGAAGATCAATTCAACGACCAGAC GGACCGCAAAGGTTCAGGTACCATGAACCAATATGCGGAAGAGGCATCTGATGAAGAGGAAGATCATGTCGATAATGACTATGAAAGTGTTGATGATGTTTCTGAGGGGAATGTTTCTGAAGACAAGAACCAACATGGAACCATCAATGATGAAGAAgattgtgatgatgatgatgatgatgatgatgatgatgatgatgatgatgatgatgactacGAGAATGTTGATAGTTCTGAGCAGAATGTTTCTGATGCCAAGAACCAACATGGAACCAACAATGAGGAAGAAGAttgtaatgatgatgatgactatgtaatagtgctgtcaaacgataaaaaatatttaatcaagattaatcgcattaatgtaaTAGTTATCTTGCAATTAataacttttttaaagtaa
- the LOC124479617 gene encoding soluble scavenger receptor cysteine-rich domain-containing protein SSC5D-like isoform X2, whose product MFRHLLSVIIVSRLCRTVSAQIRLVNGTRHCSGRVEVYYNNEWGTVCDYSWDLNDTKVVCRQLGCGRALRAPMNAHFGRGSGKIWLDDVGCSGGENSLTQCSHDGYGKHNCKPEEDAGVVCTAHSAFSPGEDILFTCSVPSQNRTSVQLLRPGSIRSDMIGSGLSSFTFTLPSVEPSNQGNYSCRYQTQINGQITSPYSDSVSITIVSLPPPSISLTSSLPQTLQTLPLWLARGSEIRGHGFSITCSVSSQYPGGSFSLVSSGSSSTNPQPALNQSASFSFPSAEDAHQGNYSCVYKVDVSGRMFSSTSTEELSVTVRGLAASLTPLLVSIAVGVVLLVGLVALFLVCRRRRGRHTLPKTNFRMRKQSDADQYGGKTAVGDEEEEEENDYVNAEDDYVNVEGFTCQDDYEDQFNDQTDRKGSGTMNQYAEEASDEEEDHVDNDYESVDDVSEGNVSEDKNQHGTINDEEDCDDDDDDDDDDDDDDDDDYENVDSSEQNVSDAKNQHGTNNEEEDCNDDDDYVIVLSNDKKYLIKINRINVIVILQLITFLK is encoded by the exons ATGTTTAGACACCTTCTCTCTGTGATAATAG TGTCCAGGCTGTGCAGGACAG TTAGTGCCCAGATCAGACTGGTGAATGGAACAAGACATTGCTCTGGCAGAGTGGAGGTCTATTACAACAACGAGTGGGGAACAGTTTGTGATTATAGCTGGGATTTGAATGATACTAAGGTGGTGTGTAGACAGCTGGGCTGTGGAAGAGCTCTACGTGCCCCAATGAATGCTCACTTTGGTCGTGGCAGTGGGAAGATCTGGTTGGATGATGTTGGATGTTCTGGTGGTGAGAACAGTCTGACACAGTGCTCACATGATGGATATGGAAAACATAACTGTAAACCTGAAGAGGATGCTGGTGTTGTCTGCACTG cCCACTCTGCCTTCTCTCCTGGAGAGGACATCCTCTTCACCTGCTCAGTTCCGTCCCAGAACAGAACTTCTGTTCAGCTCCTCAGGCCTGGATCCATCAGATCTGACATGATTGGTTCAGGACTGTCCAGCTTCACTTTCACCCTGCCCAGTGTGGAGCCATCAAACCAGGGGAACTACAGCTGTCGCTACCAGACTCAGATCAATGGCCAGATCACCAGCCCCTACAGTGACTCGGTCAGCATCACCATAG TGAGTCTTCCCCCGCCCAgcatctccctcacctcctccctgccccagaCCCTGCAGACCCTGCCCCTCTGGTTGGCCCGGGGATCAGAGATCAGAGGACACGGCTTCTCCATCACCTGCTCCGTCTCCTCCCAGTATCCCGGAGGCTCCTTCTCTCTGGTCTCCTCAGGTTCCAGCAGCACCAACCCCCAGCCCGCCCTCAACCAGtccgcctccttctccttccccagcGCGGAGGACGCGCACCAGGGCAACTACAGCTGTGTGTACAAGGTCGACGTCTCCGGGCGGatgttctcctccacctccactgagGAGCTCTCAGTCACTGTCAGAG GTCTGgcagcctccctcacccccctcctggtGTCGATAGCTGTGGGTGTGGTCCTGCTGGTTGGCCTGGTGGCTCTTTTCCTGGtctgcaggagaaggagaggaagacacacTCTCCCGAAGACCAACTTTAGAATGCGTAAGCAGA GTGATGCAGACCAATATGGAGGCAAAACGGCAGtaggggatgaagaggaggaagaggagaacgaCTATGTTAATGCTGAGGACGACTACGTGAATGTGGAGGGCTTCACCTGTCAAGACGACTATGAAGATCAATTCAACGACCAGAC GGACCGCAAAGGTTCAGGTACCATGAACCAATATGCGGAAGAGGCATCTGATGAAGAGGAAGATCATGTCGATAATGACTATGAAAGTGTTGATGATGTTTCTGAGGGGAATGTTTCTGAAGACAAGAACCAACATGGAACCATCAATGATGAAGAAgattgtgatgatgatgatgatgatgatgatgatgatgatgatgatgatgatgatgactacGAGAATGTTGATAGTTCTGAGCAGAATGTTTCTGATGCCAAGAACCAACATGGAACCAACAATGAGGAAGAAGAttgtaatgatgatgatgactatgtaatagtgctgtcaaacgataaaaaatatttaatcaagattaatcgcattaatgtaaTAGTTATCTTGCAATTAataacttttttaaagtaa